A region of the Verrucomicrobiales bacterium genome:
CAGCGACCTTGCTGTCGGGGGTTTTGCGTGCGGCGATATGGGGTATCAGGGCGGCATCCACCTGGAGTTCCCCATCGAAATCTGCTTCCAAGCGATGCTCCTGCGCCCGCTGGATGGCGAGTGCTGTTGCGGCTTGCACCCGGCCGATGGTGGGATGCGTTGCGCTGCCTTTCGTGGAGTAGGATAAGAGCGCGACTCGGGGACGTTTTCCCGTGAGTTGGCGGGCCAGTCCAGCGGTCGACACCGCGATGTCGGCAAGTTGATCGACGGTAGGTTCGGGGATGACACCGCAATCAGCCAGGAACAGTACACCGTCGTCGCCGAAGCGGCTGTCGTCGACCTCCATCACCATGCAGCTGGAGGCGGTTGAGGCGGTCGGGGCCACTTTGATGATTTGGAAGAAGGGGCGAAGGGTGCTTCCGGTGATTTCACTGGCGCCGCTGACCACGCCATCTGCCTGGTGCATGGCGACCATCATGGCTCCGTAGTAGTTGGGATGGATCATCGCCTGCCGGGCTTCCTGCTGTTGGATGCCTTTGCTGCGCCGCAACGCTTCGAAGCGCTGGGTGAACAGCGGAAGATCCTCGCTTTCGGCCGGGTTGATGATCCGGATACCCTCCAGGGAGACATTCAGCTGAGCGGCGCTGGCCTTGATCTCCGTACGATTGCCCAGAAGGATTGGCACACCGAGGCGAAGGGAGTGAAATTGGCGCGCTGCCTGGAGCACCCGAGGCTCCATACCTTCGGGAAAGACCACCCGTTTGGGGTGCCTTTGGAGTTTCTCGTAGATATTGCCAATAAAGCGCATGTCAGGTCTTTAGCCTAGCTGACCAGGTAGGGCAACAGCGATTCTCACTTAACATGATCCCACCTCGCCGCGCACGCATACGGCCCCCACTCACGTGTAATGCGCCGAAAGGGCAGTCCCCCGTATGGAGTTCCGCCTTCAGCCCAATCCATGCCGCCCTACTGCATGGATTGGGCTGAAGGCGGATGCGGCACCGGAGTGGGAAGGGACGCCAAACCTGCTGAAGCAGGAACTCCATACAAGAGGACGCGGGCCACAGGGCAAATTGGATCCGTCATGGTCTCACCCGAAAACAATGACACCCGCAGTTGGAACCGCCGATTTCCCCGATGACTCGCCTGGGAACTGGAGACTCACCTTGTGGGCTGACAACCCGGGCAGTAGAAGGTGCTGCGGGCGGCCTGAACCATCCGGCGGATCGGTGTTCCACAGCGGTAGCAAGGCTGGCCCTCTCGATCATAGACTTGCAGGCGTTCCTCGTAGTTCTTCGCGCTATCCGGGCTCGATCCGTAGTAGAAGAGCCCATCCTTCTTCCCTTCGCCCGAGAAATCCAAGGGCAGTGTCGATCCGAAGCGGATGGCCTCCTCCAAAACGCCGCGAATGGCTTCGGTCAGCCGCTGGAGCTGTTGATGATTGAGGCGGTTGGCTGGCGTTCGGGGAGAAATTCGGGAACGAAACAGCGCCTCGCTGGCGTAGATGTTACCGATGCCGGCCACTAAGCTTTGGTCCAATAGCTTGACCTTGATCGGCTGAGAGCTTCGTTGAAGCGCCTTCTGGAGGTAGGAACTCGTGAACTCCGCGTCCAGCGGTTCGGGTCCCAGGTCAGCCAATGGGCTGGTATCCAGGGTCAATCGACCGAAGTAGCGGGTGTCCTCGAAGATAAGCTGCTCCTTACCCAAGAACAGGCGAACCGGGACATGACGGGGCAGGGGAACATCGGCACCCACGACCGACATACGGCCCGTCATTCCCAAGTGGCCGACCAGGGAGATGGCGTGTTGAGCGGGTTTAGCCGGTTTCAGCCCGAAGAGCAGGAACTTTCCACGTCGTTCCACGCTTTCGAATGTCGCGCCCGTCAGGGCCTTTCGGAAGGTCCGGGGATCGGTCGGTCGGATGCTTCGCGGGCGGCACACATCGAGCTCAGTGATCTGCTTTCCGATCAGCCGATCGCGCAAGTGACGGACCAAGACTTCCACTTCGGGTAATTCTGGCATGGCCCTGGCCTATCCCGGTCGGTGAGTGGGTTCGTCCGACCTATTGTCGTTTCGGCGTGGGCGGAGGCCCCATTCAGCGCGTCTTCAGCTGGAAACTACTCCGCGTGAGTGACGAGGGTGCCAACCTTCTCGCCGAGCACGACCTTGCGCAGGTTGTGGGGCTTAAAGACATCGAACACGATGATGGGCATGCGGTTGTCCATGCAGAGCGAAAAGGCGGTCGAATCCATCACCTTGAGCTGCTGCATCAGGGCCTCCTGGTAGGTGATTTGGCTGTAGCGCTTGGCTTTGGGATTCTTCTTGGGATCGCTGTCGTAGATGCCGTCCACCTTGGTGGCCTTGAGGATGACATCGGCGCCGATTTCATTGGCACGCAAGGCGGCCGCCGTGTCGGTGGAGAAATAGGGATTGCCGGTACCCCCGCCGAAGATCACCACGCGGCCCTTTTCCAGGTGGCGCATCGCGCGGCGGCGGATGAAGGGTTCCGCGACCTGGGACATGGTGATGGCACTCTGAACCCGCGTCTCGACCCCGAGCTTCTCCAGGCGATCCTGGAGCGCGAGCGAGTTGATCACCGTGGCGAGCATGCCCATATAGTCTCCCGTGGCCCGCTCGATGCCCCGCTCGCTGCCCTGGAGACCGCGAAAGATATTGCCGCCTCCGATGACGACCACGACCTCAATTCCGAGTTGGCGCACCTCCATGACTTGATTGGCCATTTCTCCGACGGCTTTGGCATCGATGCCCACGCCGGCGGTTCCGCCGAGGGCTTCACCGCTGAGTTTGAGGAGGATGCGTTTATATTTGAGGCGATTATTCTTATTCATGCGCGCGATTCAGAGCGTAGCAGGCCAGCACCGAGCAGGTCAAACCCTCTCCCGCTAGCAGCAACCACCGCCGGCGCGAAAGCACGGTTGTTGTGAGGAGCGGAAGCTGTGGGATCGCGCCGGCGGTGTTTGCTGCTAGAAGGCACTGCGTGCGGGAAGACAGAGATCTCTTGATATTCAAAGGGTTCCGGAATGAGTTTTTGGAGAGGCCGTCGGATTTAGGCTGCGGCGACTTCTCCTGCCTATATAGCGTCGCCCGTCTCGGGGGATCCCCTCCGGTTGGGGACTGGTTAGTGGCAGCAGAGTAGGCGGCGGATTCAGGTCGGAAATAAGCTCTCGAAATAAGCTTGCCCTGACGGGAATAGAAATGAAAATGGGCCTTGAGCGACATCGACTCCTGTCGATCACACTCGTAGTGAGCGCCAAAGTAGCTCAGTGGTAGAGCAACGGTTTCGTAAACCGTAGGTCAAGGGTTCAATCCCCTTCTTTGGCTCCAGTTCATAATCAAGGGCTTATACCTCCGATTTCTTCCCCTAAAACGAATCTTTCCTTGAGGTTATCAGACAGTTATCAGACAGTGGGGCGGTGAAAACCAAAAGCAACAGCGCCGCACCCTGTGTCATTCGGAGAGGGAGCGTCCAGGTGCGGATCTACTCGGTCACTCGGAAGTCTGGTATTCAAAAAGGCGTCCAATTCTTTCAGGTCGCAGATTATACCAGCGGGTCTAGAAAGCTGGTCTCCTTCGGCTCCTTGTCGGATGCGAAGGTCGCCGCCGAACGAGTGGCAACGCTCATGTCTCAAGGAGAGACTTACGCAGCGGGATTCGGAGCAGAGGAGCGTGCGGTGTTCTCCCGGCTAACCGAAATGATTCGGCCAATAAATGTCCCCCTCGAAGTCGCCGTGTCAGATTACGTGGAGGCGTTAACGCTGCTCGGCGGAAATCGACAGCGTTTGATTGAGGCTGCGCATTTCTTTGTGCAACGAAATCCTTCCGCACTTCCGGAAAAGACCGTGACGGCTGCTGTCGCTGAGCTCATCCAAAACAAAAGGGCACTGAAGGCGAGTGAACGCTACTTACAGGATCTCCAATCCCGCCTCTCCCGCTTCGCAACCTCATTCCAGACGAATGTCTCCACGCTAACCACACCCTTGATCCAGTGCTGGTTGGAAGAACTCAAACTTTCCCCTCAATCGCTGAAGAATTACCGCACCGTCCTTCACCTGTTTTTTAAGTTTTGCTCCACTCGCGGCTACGTTCATCGAGGGTTCAATCCGGTGGTGGATACCGAATCTATTCGAGTCCGACCTAGCGATATCGAAATATTTACTCCTGATGAGTTCGCTAAGCTGCTAGCCGCGGCGGAGCCGAACTATCGTCCCTGCCTTGCGCTCCAGGGATTGGCTGGATTGCGTTCGAACGAAGTTGAAAGGATTGAGTGGTCGGACATAGATCTGAAGACTGATACAATTGTGATCTCTCGCGGAGTGGCTAAGACGGCAAGCCGCAGAACTATTCCGATTGGAAAGTCTCTTTCCCTATGGTTGTTGGGAAAAAAGGCTCGAACCGGAAAAGTATGGAAGGGGACACACGACCAGTTCTACCAGCTTCAGTGCGCGGCTGCGACCACCGCCGGAGTGAAGTGGAAACACAATGGTCTCCGGCACAGCTACGCCAGTTACAGGTTTGCCCTTGTGCCCGACGCAGGTAAAATAGCATCTGAACTCGGACATAGCCCCGCAGTTTTGCACAAGCACTACCGAGAGATGGCCAAACAAACCGCTGCCGAGTCTTGGTTCGCCGTAATTCCTAAGCAGCGCACCAAAAAACGCCGTTCTTAGAGCGAACCCAAATGCGACCCCTTGGTGCTTGGTTGCTTCTATCCACTTACTCACTTGCGGGACCCCGTCTCGAATTTTTTCAGATCAGCAATGACTTGATCATAGTCGAATAGAACGGAATGGGAAATGCGGATGGAGCTGAGATACCCAGCGTTGACCCAATGCTCAACGGTCCGGGTGGATTTGCGGATGAGTTTAGCCACCTCAGTCTTGGTGAGTAGACGGGATGGATATGGATGCTTATTGAGCTCGATCGGCATGAGAGAGTCTTCGTTCGATTGCGTTAACATGACTGCCACCATCTCAGAGATTCGTGAATCTTGTGCGTATGGCGTGCGCGTTGTTGAGGATATTCAGTGACGGTGTAAGGCTCCCACAAACTCGGCCGAGGCATCTGGAGAAAAATGGTGGGTGCGCCGTTGAGGGATCCTTCGCGGCGAGGATTCTCCGTGTCGGTTTGCTCCGACATTCCATGCCTGAAGGCGGCTCTCGTCAGCTGCTCGCAGATGCAGTCTCTTTCTCTGGTATGAGGCTGTCGCTTCGGACTGTTTTCAGGGCCAGATTAGGCGTGCCTGGAGACTATGACCCCGGATCACCCCAGCTCACCTGTTCCGATTCATTTCGGACACGCTTCCGATCCAATCCGGAAACCGTTCCGACGGGTCCGAAAAACTGTCCGGATAACTCCCGAAACACCGTCCGAAATCAATCAGAACAGTGTCCGCTTTGATTTCGGACGGCTATCCGGATTGAATCGAGATCAGTGTCCGATATCGACCGGAATACGCAGCATATCTCAGAAAAATGACTTTTTTAGCCCAATGCGTTGGAAGCGCTAAAGTTTTCTTTCGCAGGCTTTGCTCATTGTTTTGTCTAAGCGAGTTTGCTATACATGAGTTGATGCCAAGAAGTTTGCAGCCCGTTGTCTGGTTCATCATAGCCTTGTTCTGTGCTGTTACGGTTTTCGCCGGTGACTATGGGATCAAATGGAGCCATGGCTATGATGGGGGTTATCAAACTTTCTCCGGACCTCCTCAGATCTTTTGGAGAACCAACGATTCCACGTTGATCGTGAAAGCATCCAGAGTCATTGGTATTAACGCTGAGGGCGACGTGCAGTGGAACCAGCCTGGCATAGGAGCACCACCAATTGGAATCGACCCGAAGGGTCGACTCGTCACAGTCGAGATCAAAACGGAAAGGCATGAGTCTCCAAATCCAGTCTGCAGCGGTTCAAGGTGCCTGAGGCTGCTAGTGGATCGATACCAAGTTGAAAAGGACATCTTCGTCCGCCGCCGCCATTCGGAATATCTACATGACTATCCCACCGGTGAGGGCGATCGACAGATGTATGGAGCAATTCTGGGTCCGAGCGGTAGCTTATACCTATTTACCTCGGCTTTTTCAGGGCAGGACGTAGTCCTGGAACTAAACCCCGAATCCGACATCCGTGCAGCTTACCCCGCCGGTGGTATGGACTACAGTGGGTTCCTCGTGGGCGTGGCCGAGGATCGAATTGGGAACTCTTCTGTCCTGGCCAAGTACTATAACTATAAGGGGTCCAGACCGGAAGGGGGCGCCTGGCCATGGACGCACGCCACCACTGGTTTGCCGGATGGCTACGAGTTCCCTGGCAGCCACTTCGAGGATTTTGTGCCCAAGGCCATCGCCGTGGATCCCTTTGGAGGTGTGTTGGTGGCTGGCGGGGGCGGGCCCAACGCTCGACAGCAACCAATGTACTACGGAGGTCCATTCAAGGTTGTGAAGTACGCCGCGAATCGATCCTTCTCATGGTTGAACACCTATCCGGATCCTAACAACTACGGAGGAGTAGCTTTCGTCGTCGGCACAGGTGAGGACGGGGCCGTGTATGCCGCTGGGAACCACAACCTGAGCAAGGAAGCCAACAGTGATGGCTTGCTTCCCTCTGCCTACGTCACGATGAAATTCTCCCGCGAAGGAATTCCGCTGTGGACCAACACTGTTTCCTCGGCATCTCATGTCACTGGCGAACCTTCAATTCTTCTAGTCGATAAAGTTGGTGATGTGGTGGTTGCTGGCACTTCATTTCGCGGAAGGAGTGATTACGATTACTTCATTGTGAAGTATTCGAGCGAGGGTGCGGTGCTTTGGTCTCGTCGGTTCCCCCGGGATAGCTCTGACCCTACCGAGGGAGAGATTCGGCTGGACCCTAGAAAACTGGTTCAGGGTCCAGACGGGAGCTACTTCTATAGCTCTCTGTCGTTCGATAACAGCCTCCGGGAACACGTCGCGGAGGTCACAAAACTGTCGCGTGAAGGGGCTATTCTGTGGCAAAGACAATCCACTCCACCCAGCAGTGCTGGTGCAGCAGGTCAGGTCGTTACTGGTGATCAGGAAGGGAGTTCCTATGTGAGCGGCTATTTGAGTGGTCCGAGCGACAACTGGGTCACCATCAAGTATCAGTCCGACGGTCAGCCCCTTTGGACAAACCGAAGCGATTCCTTGCCGAATGCCCGTGATTTCATGGTCGGCATCGAGTCTGCGCGTTCAGGGAGTGTCCTCCTATTGGCCGCGATGCCGTCGGTACCCGAAGGCTACCGCGCCGGATTCTTTCTCAGGAAAATCAGTCTTGTAGGCGAGTCGCTGTGGCAAGCCGCGGTCGTTGAATCTAACATTGGCTCCCTCCCGTCCTCGACTCACTATCCGCTAGGATTTGCCATCGATGATGATGAAGGCATTCACGTGGCGGCCCTGAGTGTTGATTCCAGTGATTTACAAAGCCTTGAAATGATACGGTTTGATTCTAGCGGGGCGATTCTCTGGACAAATCGGGTTCCGGTGAATCTTAGCGAGACCATCCGTTTGAAAACGGCGGGGATCCTGATTGCGGGTAACCGGAACGATACTTACGTCGCCTGTCCGGTCACTGTCCCAAATCCGCAACCCTTCCAGGTAACCGGCGCTCTGCTCCACTTTGATTCCGCAGGCGTAATCGCTTCTACTAATTTCTTGGACGCGCCCCCTTCCAGTCTCTTCCTCG
Encoded here:
- a CDS encoding phosphotransacetylase, with the protein product MRFIGNIYEKLQRHPKRVVFPEGMEPRVLQAARQFHSLRLGVPILLGNRTEIKASAAQLNVSLEGIRIINPAESEDLPLFTQRFEALRRSKGIQQQEARQAMIHPNYYGAMMVAMHQADGVVSGASEITGSTLRPFFQIIKVAPTASTASSCMVMEVDDSRFGDDGVLFLADCGVIPEPTVDQLADIAVSTAGLARQLTGKRPRVALLSYSTKGSATHPTIGRVQAATALAIQRAQEHRLEADFDGELQVDAALIPHIAARKTPDSKVAGRANVLIFPDLNSGNIASKLVQHVARANAYGQILLGLDRPAADVSRGSNAHDILGVAAIVGLQSIAYQELHPEQTQK
- the mutM gene encoding bifunctional DNA-formamidopyrimidine glycosylase/DNA-(apurinic or apyrimidinic site) lyase → MPELPEVEVLVRHLRDRLIGKQITELDVCRPRSIRPTDPRTFRKALTGATFESVERRGKFLLFGLKPAKPAQHAISLVGHLGMTGRMSVVGADVPLPRHVPVRLFLGKEQLIFEDTRYFGRLTLDTSPLADLGPEPLDAEFTSSYLQKALQRSSQPIKVKLLDQSLVAGIGNIYASEALFRSRISPRTPANRLNHQQLQRLTEAIRGVLEEAIRFGSTLPLDFSGEGKKDGLFYYGSSPDSAKNYEERLQVYDREGQPCYRCGTPIRRMVQAARSTFYCPGCQPTR
- a CDS encoding UMP kinase — translated: MNKNNRLKYKRILLKLSGEALGGTAGVGIDAKAVGEMANQVMEVRQLGIEVVVVIGGGNIFRGLQGSERGIERATGDYMGMLATVINSLALQDRLEKLGVETRVQSAITMSQVAEPFIRRRAMRHLEKGRVVIFGGGTGNPYFSTDTAAALRANEIGADVILKATKVDGIYDSDPKKNPKAKRYSQITYQEALMQQLKVMDSTAFSLCMDNRMPIIVFDVFKPHNLRKVVLGEKVGTLVTHAE
- a CDS encoding tyrosine-type recombinase/integrase; translation: MKTKSNSAAPCVIRRGSVQVRIYSVTRKSGIQKGVQFFQVADYTSGSRKLVSFGSLSDAKVAAERVATLMSQGETYAAGFGAEERAVFSRLTEMIRPINVPLEVAVSDYVEALTLLGGNRQRLIEAAHFFVQRNPSALPEKTVTAAVAELIQNKRALKASERYLQDLQSRLSRFATSFQTNVSTLTTPLIQCWLEELKLSPQSLKNYRTVLHLFFKFCSTRGYVHRGFNPVVDTESIRVRPSDIEIFTPDEFAKLLAAAEPNYRPCLALQGLAGLRSNEVERIEWSDIDLKTDTIVISRGVAKTASRRTIPIGKSLSLWLLGKKARTGKVWKGTHDQFYQLQCAAATTAGVKWKHNGLRHSYASYRFALVPDAGKIASELGHSPAVLHKHYREMAKQTAAESWFAVIPKQRTKKRRS
- a CDS encoding helix-turn-helix domain-containing protein; translated protein: MPIELNKHPYPSRLLTKTEVAKLIRKSTRTVEHWVNAGYLSSIRISHSVLFDYDQVIADLKKFETGSRK